One window from the genome of Alosa alosa isolate M-15738 ecotype Scorff River chromosome 15, AALO_Geno_1.1, whole genome shotgun sequence encodes:
- the asb18 gene encoding ankyrin repeat and SOCS box protein 18, which produces MGSIISSSLTISMGAPQGCVLSPLLYSLYTHDCVATHNTNTIIKFADDTAEIGLITNNDETAYRKEINNLMNWCKGNNLSLNVSKTKELIVNFRRKEQQFEAININGETVERVRDFKFFGVTISEDLTWDSHTQHTSSDHCGALVGPGWVTNVATREACRGKVPGRDFLCPPVLEELLQHGLPAREELNQTLEFQSDELRWTAQKRGLWSLEYRRELTSPLCVAAATGYSDCLRFLLEHGARPNLLTGGRTALHEACVNNATECATLLLEHAADPNQLTEEGLAPLHLCTHAESLRCAKLLVRHGAKVNVLSEDEDEETPLHVAARRGLPQHVQLYLRYGGQVRQRSTRGETALGAACGAERFHSGDEEEDRYVQVCSLLLDYGADVNQVDEDRRGPLHKAARNAQHQLVELLLERGAQVNALDYNGCSPLSNALQNAMVRQRCRPHTVVQMLLNHGSINVWPGALLKVLVCCALAPKTVEIVFNSYDMMPVTYKWLAAIPEEAHQMHPTFYGSLFALENTARSLQHYCRSVLRRHCEGHCHRIFPQLPIPKTLKNYLLLEPQGFVY; this is translated from the exons ATGGGCTCCATCATATCCTCCTCTTTGACCATCAGCATGGGAGCTCCGCAAGGTTGTGttctgagccctctcctctactccttgTATACGCATGACTGTGTGGCtacacacaacaccaacaccatcatcaagtttgcagatgacaccgcTGAAATCGGTTTAATCACAAACAATGACGAAACAGCCTACAGAAAAGAAATCAACAACCTCATGAATTGGTGTAAAGGAAACAACTTGTCTCTGAATGTGTCCAAGACAAAGGAATTGATAGTTAACTTCAGGCGGAAAGAACAACAGTTTGAAGCCATTAACATCAATGGTGAGACagtggagagggtgagagacttTAAGTTCTTTGGCGTTACCATCTCAGAAGACCTCACCTGGGACAGTCACACTCAGCACACT TCTTCGGATCACTGCGGAGCACTG GTTGGACCGGGTTGGGTCACTAACGTGGCCACCAGAGAGGCGTGCAGAGGTAAAGTTCCAGGGCGGGACTTCCTGTGCCCCCCGGTGCTGGAGGAGCTGCTGCAACACGGACTTCCTGCCAGAGAGGAGCTCAACCAGACGCTCGAGTTCCAGAGCGACGAACTCCGCTGGACCGCGCAGAAAAGGG gcctgtggtctCTTGAGTACAGACGGGAGCTGACCAGTCCTCTGTGTGTCGCCGCGGCAACGGGCTACAGTGACTGTCTGCGGTTCTTGCTGGAGCACGGCGCTCGGCCGAACCTGCTGACCGGCGGTCGCACGGCGCTGCACGAGGCGTGTGTGAACAACGCCACCGAATGTGCCACGCTGCTGCTGGAGCATGCCGCTGACCCCAACCAGCTCACCGAGGAGGGCCTGGCCCCGCTGCACCTGTGCACACACGCCGAGTCACTACG CTGTGCTAAGCTGCTGGTGCGCCACGGCGCCAAGGTCAATGTGCTGAgcgaggacgaggacgaggagaCTCCGCTGCACGTGGCGGCCCGACGCGGCCTGCCCCAGCACGTCCAGCTGTACCTGCGCTACGGCGGCCAGGTGCGCCAGCGGAGCACCCGCGGGGAGACGGCCCTCGGTGCGGCCTGTGGCGCCGAGCGCTTCCACAGtggggacgaggaggaggacaggtACGTCCAGGTGTGCAGCCTCCTGCTGGACTACGGCGCTGATGTTAACCAGGTGGACGAGGATCGCCGTGGCCCGCTGCACAAGGCCGCTCGCAACGCACAGCACCAGCTGGTGGAGCTGCTCCTGGAGCGAGGCGCGCAGGTCAACGCGCTGGACTACAACGGCTGCTCTCCGCTGAGCAACGCGCTGCAGAACGCCATGGTCAGGCAGCGGTGCCGGCCGCACACCGTCGTCCAGATGCTCCTCAATCACGGATCCATCAATGTGTGGCCTGGGGCTCTGCtcaag GTGCTGGTGTGTTGTGCATTAGCCCCTAAAACGGTGGAGATCGTGTTCAACTCCTACGATATGATGCCCGTTACATACAAATGGCTTGCGGCCATCCCAGAGGAGGCACATCAG ATGCACCCGACCTTTTACGGGTCCCTGTTTGCTCTGGAGAACACGGCACGCAGCCTCCAGCACTACTGCCGCTCGGTGCTGCGGAGGCATTGTGAGGGGCACTGCCACAGGATCTTTCCTCAGCTCCCCATTCCAAAGACCCTGAAGAACTATCTGCTGCTGGAACCACAGGGCTTTGTATATTAG